The sequence AAAAATTTCCGAATCCCGATCCTTTCCGAATCCCATCCCATTCCCGTCCCGAAAAAATCCCAACCCGAAATTTTCCCGACCCGAACTTTCGGGATTTTTTTcatcccgattaatatcgggagcgggatcggaaataaaatcttatcccgacgggattcccgacccgtcccgaaataatataacaatatattttattaatattattaatataataagctaaatattattaggtttcaactaatataacacttaattgtgaacttaattcacataatttttattgtttggaccatcaaattgtaaaatcacgaaatgccattttatttttgtgtaagtttttaaaaaattaaattaataatttaattaattcatatttataattatctaattaggacaaatatgtagaacaagactcaaaagattaatttgacaatttatttaccaaaatttatttaataattgtattcgaacttttattaataattatccgatacattttttctcttaacaaaactttgaaacattatccaaaatattttaatagtatatgttttaagttgaatatttatttttatttataaatataaatttctaaatagtatatttaataaaattatcaaaaaaattttattttttgaacgaaatcttgaatatgaaaaaaaaattcgggattTTTTTTCCCTACCCGACGGGATCCTGAATAGTCGGATCCCGAAATGTTTCGGGTACGGGATCGGGAGGAAAAAAAGTTTCTCGATTCTTTTCGGGACGGGAGTTGGGTAGGGGGTTTATGGGTCCCGACCCTATTCCATCCTCATGACCAACGCAtgcgcaccctagggtgcggggatcaaatatatatatatatatatatatatatatatatatatatatatatatatatatacaattttgttatcctgcccactcaccgtgcccacctaatgtgcccaccatgaggtggcactcaactattggatgtgatgaattgtgcgtccaatagttgagtgtcacctcatggtggACACATTAGCTGGGCACGGTGGATGGAcaggatagcaaaactctatatatatatatatatatcaggcAATGTTCCAGCCTTTTTACTCTAAAAAACGAAGAAGATATTTTTGACAATAGTGTATGGCCCACGCATGTTCTCTCGCAATCCTAGTACATATTGCATATGGACTGTTTTTTCTTATTGGGATGCACACCAACCCTTCCTCAAATATCTTTTTACTTGATATAAATAATATCATTTATATTAATACAACTAATTAATTActgaaataataaattcaataattgtaATATCTAAACATCTATACAATATTATAATgaataaaattcattttgatacacgaactattgataaaatgtcaaatggatacatgaactattgaaaatggtttaattggtacataaACAACTTATAAAGTCAATTTTACCTTTTACCTACATTATTTTAAAGTCTAATATATTTGTTAAATTAAAATAgacacattttatttttcaaattattttattaatacaattataagcataaatttatatttatttaaatattatattataaacaaGGGATCGTACTTGTTATACGAAACattgtaaatattaattaataaaaacatgtacatacacatatatatataacaactgataaattatatatttaaaaataatatatattaaaaatatataataaaatatatttttttgtttatctatgttataatattatttatattaatcaaaataaatatgatatatatttttatgtcttttcatttatgatctacaaattttatgttgaatattttttcgtatacatgatatataatcttttttatagtatagtaattagtaaatatggatttatatttacaattatagttaatataataatttaaaatacaaatatatgtatgtaattcaattaatcaatttaataagaatattcaacttaaaagtAATTTAAGTAAAGGACAAAACtgacttttgagtttgatcatATAACAATTAAACCATTTTCAGTAGTTCATATattaatttgacattttatgaATAGTTTAtgtatcaaaataatttttattctaTTATAATACAAAATGATCACATAATAACTGTACAAAACATCCCTGTTACATTTTTAAATGAACATCTGAAAAAAAAACTATCTCCCACTCTCCCTACCTCTATAtctcaataaatatatatatatatatatatatatatatatatatatatatatatatgtgtgtgtgtgtgtgtgtgcgtctCTTTTCATTTATAATATACAAATATCATATTGAATACATTTTCGGATATATGATATGCAATTTTCATTTTAGTATAGTAattattaaatatgaatttatctttataattttaatcaataaaataatttaatttaaaatataaaatatgtattaagttgaatttaataataataattgacttttaaaaaaataagtaaaggacaaaattgacttttgagtttgattatataccaattaaatcattttcaatagttcatatatcaatttgacattttatcaatagctcatgtaccaaaataatttttattcaaaagaaaaaagataaatatatttgagaaaaaaatataagaacATAGGTGCTTGATAATTTCTTATTTTTCAAGAAATTTCACCACCACAATTCAATTTCCAATCTTATCTAGAACGTTTATACAAACAAAACTTTCTTCTAACACACgaattcataattttaattacacTACACCAATCTGCCTGAAAAAGAAACTCTTTTTTCTTTAACATATGGCAGGGGGAAGAGAAGGTACAGAACCTAAAACAAGAATTATACAAGAACAAAACCAACATTGAGCCTAGCTGTTTCTACCATATATAAATTTCACGTAAAAATCATTAACATACAACATTTTCCCGACGACTCAATCACGGGCAATTCGCGTTCCTCCCAGGCCCTCCATAGTAAAAATAGTTGCCCCATTCACCATTCCTTCCGAGTTGAATATCGTAGCAACTGGACTGTTCGGTGAAAATGCCAACATCTTTAGGAGTCCTCAAGTTGTTCGATTCGTCAACGATCTGAATGTTTCTGAAATAACTTGATTTACCGAATCCCTCTTCGGGAAAACGGCCGCTCCCCATCTGTGTCGTCGTGTGTTGTCCATCGGATGCTGAGTTCACTACTTCACCTCCCCATTCGATCATCGAAGCACTGTCCGATAAGTAGGAAAACAAGAAGGCTGGCCAATATCCTAGTACATAGTCATTTCCAAATTGCATCCACCAGTTCCCCTCTTTGGGGTCCTACCAAGATTTTAACAAAACAATGTTAATGCTCAAGACGTCTAAAATCAACAAAATCGTGTCTCCATTCATACCACTGGCAAAAGTGTCAGTTAATAAATAttcttaaataatataaattaaaaattttatcaagtTCGAACTAGGCTCAAGAGAGTACTCGAGCTTTGACTGAGCAGATCAGCTCTATTACAGGCATATGCCAATGTACTATTATTTAAGAACCAAAACAACCATTCGGGAAGTGATGATGCAATTAACTTCATTTCAAGAATGCAGCTGCTTAAgttcaaattatatttttatctgTTACAATGTGGTGCACATAACAACATTGACTATAAGATTAACCATCAACTAAAGTAAAAAATCTGGTGACTTTACAGATATGCCTATGAATAACATTTGGTTCACTCATCTCTAAGCAAAAGAAATAACAGATTGCAAAAAAGATAGCAACTCGGTCTTGAATTTGCACATTGTTCTTTTAGTTGTGCATGCTCAGTGAAAAAAAGTGCACTAGCAAAGAATGCGATGAAATCAGTGTTATATAACACTTAAAACAAAGAACACAACAAAAAAGTACAGAACCATGTTACCTGAGATACTAATGTCAGAGATTCCATTTAATAATGTTTTCAAGAAACAACAGTCTAGAACCATTAAAACTCATTTGTCTTTATACACAAAATCACTCAAAAGCAGAAACATCACATTTTTAAGATTATTAATCACATAAAGTTGAGAGGAGCCAAGCTTTTAGGGGCAAAATTACCTTCCAGACAAGTATGCTGATGTCATATTGATTATTGAGATAACTAGATATTGGATAGATGCTGGCTCCCATTGCTATTTCATTGTTAATTTGAATAAAGCCAGAGCACAGCAAGTTGTAGCAGCCTGTGGCTTGATATGCATCACTCTGCCATTTAATTATTCAAAGTTACGAAAAATAATGCAACAAATCTAGATTCTTTCCACATGCTAGCTGTACATTAGAATAAAGGGACAAAAACATCAATTTCTTGAAAAAAGAAATTTGAAAACTTACAGTCCAATAGGTAAAAAGTCTCGTGTTGTTGTCACCATATAAATCTGGGCTAACCTGTTTTAATGGTAcacaaatattaaaaaatgagATGAAATGTTTGTTGTAAAAACCCACCgagattaaaataaattcaaaaaaaaatacctGCCAACCAGCCTCGATACTATTAAGATCTGAGGCAAAAGAACCTCCAAGAATCCACAACTGGGATAAGCTAAATTCATTTGGCTGCTGAATGCTGGGATCCCATACATTAATTGTTGCCTTTGCTCCATAATATTGGTCTCCCTCAACATAGGCTATGGCATGCTGAAGAACTCCGAAACAACAAAATCCCACCAAATGAACAAGAACAGTTCAAACTAGTATAACAAACATTCAAAACTCTTCAAGCTAAGTTCACAAAACTTTGCCACTATCAAAGATAAGAAAAGGGTCTCGGCCTTTAGCTTCCGCTTTTTCCTGCTTTACGCTTTCCACTATGGATAAAATCGAAACTTTCCAGAAAGTGGAATTACAGCGCACTTTTCCCATTTGATATTTGAAAAGAATGGTAAATTTGTTTGGCATACCTGATGCCCATTTTGATTTATAAGGTCAGGTTCTGGAGCGGCCGGCCTTGGTCTGGGTATACTTCTGTGCTTTTTCTTGCCATATCTTTTGACAGAACTTGCTCTAAGAACATCTTCTTCCCTATTTCTTCTAATAGGGATAGTTCCCTCCGGACACCTCCCATTCATATGCCACATCTGAATAATTTCCTCAGAACTCCCCACTTTTTTGGTCTCACTAAATATGCCTTCAGGGCTATAATTAGGCCTCATCTACCAAAAATTAAATCCAGCCCATcgttaataaataataaatggtGAAAAAGATTCGCAGCCAGAAACCAGAAAATAAACAAACTTATCACCTGAATTGTGTGAGTTTTGAGAAAAGGATGATCAAAAGCTGGCTGTTGAGAAATAAGAACACAATCTATAACATCACCATCTGGGCTCTACATtttccacaaaaaaaaaaaatcagataaaAAATTCACACTTTCACACAAGTAAACAAAAAAAGAACCATAAATATAAAACCTCGATGGACTTGATAGCGGGTTTGTTCAAACGATTCAGATGCTTCATAACTTCAAGATTTCGGCGACTCATGCCAGAACCAGTAGCAGTTCCCAAGTACAGTATCAAGAAAAGGTAAACACACCACCAACAAAAGACCCTCGATTTCATATCCATAAACATTACAACTGCAAGCAGTCACACTACCAAAGTTTCAAACTTTTCAACCCAGAATAGATATTCGATGCTGCACATGAAATCTTGGGCTGGGAAAAAGGCCAAGAAAATCTGCCGacgcaatcaaataaataaaggtAACAGAGGAACCACGAAAGGAGAGGAAGATGAGCTCATGAATGGTGGTTAGTTACCATCTTGTTTTGGTATTTCAACAGGAGAATCGCCTTGTCGTTTGAGTTGAGTTGCACAGTTGCTTTTGGGGGTGTCGACATGTGACTATGGGTTTCGTAGGTGTTGGGTCCCCTCAAATTTTGGAGGATGCCTTCGTCCAATGAATTGGTGTATTATCTTGAAAtggaaattataatatttatatttataaataaagataacttttttaatatagaaaaaaggagtgttaaatatatatatatattttttgaaagaatatttatgttatatttatttatatatatatatatatatatattcgaacTTGAGAGGCGCACACAGTTGAGTGAAACTCAAATATCATACTATTCGATTCGATTGAGGAATATAAATTTGTAAGATTGTCTTACAATAAAAGTGACTACCCACAATTCATTGCAGTTTCAGTTATCCAAATAACGCTTAATGACACATCTTTGCAGCGTCTAAAAAATATTAGCAATATGAATACCACTCCTTATGAGaaatttataatattcttaaaagaATTTTGAATTGTTTTTTAATATTGCACGAGCAAAAATTGGTCGGAATATTACCCAATTGGGATaagatttatatataaataaataaatatatatatatatatatatatatatatatatatatatatatagacacacacaCAAAAGAACAACTCGCGCCTTCAAAATTGGATTGAAATCTATCACATGTTTCAAGTGaatgttaattaattatatatatatatatatatatatatatatatatatatatatattgtatgtctTTTGTAACACAAGTTTATATCTATGAGATGATTGATCTGATCCATATATTTATGAGATGATTGATCCGAtccatatttaatataaaaaaataatatttttgacataaaaaataatatttttttaaaaactggGTGAGATTGTAGCTTCGTCTCACGAAATCTCTCTCTTTCAAAAGTTCATGTTTCTGTATTGTTTCTTaggagatttttttttatatatacttgTATTCGGGTGTACGTGTTTCATGCTTatgaagttttttttaattaaaatacaaaaataacgTTCTCATAAATAATAATTCaccaaaaggaaaaaaaaaaaaaagaagagaaaatgtGGCATTTTCGTAATTAAATAgtcatcaaaatattaaaaagttcGAGGTGATCATACCAAGTTATCAACATACCAACCCCTCACCCTTAATATATAACTAACAGCAACACACACCGTTGCGTGCGTAATGTAatttagttaaaaaaattatgtgttgtgtgtatataatataatataatataatatttatttttaaaaataattgattttattaagATATGTCATTTTTgcaatttgataattttgtgtggtttttttttattaaagttGAGCATACCAATAGATAAACTAAGGTGTTTTTTCCAGGGACGGCGCTTGCCCAGggcagaaaatattttttaaaaaattattatatatt comes from Henckelia pumila isolate YLH828 chromosome 4, ASM3356847v2, whole genome shotgun sequence and encodes:
- the LOC140864173 gene encoding protein neprosin-like, whose translation is MFMDMKSRVFCWWCVYLFLILYLGTATGSGMSRRNLEVMKHLNRLNKPAIKSIESPDGDVIDCVLISQQPAFDHPFLKTHTIQMRPNYSPEGIFSETKKVGSSEEIIQMWHMNGRCPEGTIPIRRNREEDVLRASSVKRYGKKKHRSIPRPRPAAPEPDLINQNGHQHAIAYVEGDQYYGAKATINVWDPSIQQPNEFSLSQLWILGGSFASDLNSIEAGWQVSPDLYGDNNTRLFTYWTSDAYQATGCYNLLCSGFIQINNEIAMGASIYPISSYLNNQYDISILVWKDPKEGNWWMQFGNDYVLGYWPAFLFSYLSDSASMIEWGGEVVNSASDGQHTTTQMGSGRFPEEGFGKSSYFRNIQIVDESNNLRTPKDVGIFTEQSSCYDIQLGRNGEWGNYFYYGGPGRNANCP